The following proteins come from a genomic window of Marinilabiliales bacterium:
- a CDS encoding TraR/DksA family transcriptional regulator has translation GKLISKERLRAVPHATLSMEAKQRQR, from the coding sequence GGCAAGCTGATTTCCAAGGAAAGGCTGAGGGCAGTGCCCCACGCCACACTCAGCATGGAAGCCAAACAGAGGCAGCGTTGA